A single Neoarius graeffei isolate fNeoGra1 chromosome 23, fNeoGra1.pri, whole genome shotgun sequence DNA region contains:
- the LOC132871768 gene encoding hypermethylated in cancer 2 protein-like, with protein sequence MPPCVTLETRISCVMESLSRAAVAEICKLISSECVEMRLEIRRGRKEIEALKGKIRDLKREAQNPSVVAVSLTENQQDGGNRVDDLTTAPDCPNEEKDKKTNTPTPMKNLQENEVQRSRDSLLNSTGKRNQTSRFSPSESGVSLKESQILMDSLATEAGADVRGLNTAAIKVESASPPVSTAQCVSEVFQADHEQCTNTHSRTVGENSNHFGSAEELWPQSHSSPHVQNKRLSEEESKYKYETDFNHINGQRSNDRNPNQLLLKAEENEEPLTNTTSELALCEMMDSEALSWPSLTPVNYPVSGGGPGCSSMLQQGVHATHPEQAAFHIGMTGEIAYTVEPEVKQAERRNIQDMIPTTALEQSSTMQPTADMRFKPFSCSFCPKSFHSGADLKRHQRSHTGEKPYGCAMCGKRFSLRGNLVTHERAHSGTKPFICHHCGRAFAHGSNLRAHQRVHTGER encoded by the exons ATGCCGCCGTGTGTGACTCTGGAGACTCGGATTTCCTGTGTGATGGAGAGTTTGAGCCGAGCGGCGGTGGCGGAGATCTGTAAACTGATCAGCAGCGAGTGTGTGGAGATGCGGTTAGAGATCCGCAGGGGCCGGAAGGAGATCGAAGCCCTGAAGGGGAAAATACGGGATCTGAAGAGAGAAGCGCAAAATCCTTCTGTGGTCGCAGTGTCTTTAACTGAGAATCAGCAAGATGGAG GTAACAGAGTTGATGATCTCACCACAGCGCCTGATTGCCCGAATGAAGAAAAGGATAAGAAAACAAACACTCCAACACCAATGAAGAACTTGCAGGAGAATGAAGTTCAAAGAAGCAGGGATTCTCTTCTGAACTCCACGGGTAAACGGAATCAGACGAGTAGATTTTCCCCATCTGAAAGTGGAGTTTCTCTGAAGGAGTCCCAAATCCTCATGGACTCTTTGGCCACTGAAGCTGGAGCCGACGTAAGAGGACTCAACACTGCGGCTATAAAGGTGGAGAGTGCGAGTCCACCTGTGTCCACAGCCCAGTGTGTCTCTGAGGTCTTTCAAGCTGACCATGAGCaatgtacaaacacacacagccgTACAGTAG GAGAGAACAGTAATCACTTTGGCTCTGCAGAAGAGCTTTGGCCCCAGTCTCATTCTTCACCACATGTGCAGAACAAACGTCTCTCTGAAGAAGAATCAAAGTACAAATACGAGACGGACTTTAATCATATAAACGGGCAGAGGAGCAATGACAGGAACCCTAATCAGTTGCTTCTAAAAGCTGAGGAGAACGAAGAGCCTTTAACAAATACAACAAGTGAACTGGCACTATGTGAAATGATGGACAGCGAGGCGTTGTCATGGCCGTCTTTGACTCCAGTGAACTATCCGGTAAGTGGTGGAGGTCCAGGCTGCTCGTCTATGCTACAACAGGGTGTACATGCTACCCATCCTGAACAGGCTGCATTTCACATCGGTATGACTGGTGAGATTGCGTATACAGTTGAGCCTGAAGTGAAGCAGGCAGAAAGAAGAAATATACAGGACATGATTCCAACCACAGCGCTTGAACAGAGCTCCACAATGCAACCAACAGCCGACATGCGGTTTAAGCCGTTCTCCTGCTCTTTCTGTCCTAAGAGTTTCCATAGTGGTGCTGATCTGAAGAGACATCAGCGCAGTCATACAGGTGAGAAGCCGTATGGTTGCGCCATGTGTGGGAAGCGCTTCTCCCTCAGGGGGAACCTCGTCACCCATGAGAGAGCACACAGTGGCACCAAGCCCTTTATTTGCCACCATTGTGGGAGAGCCTTTGCCCATGGCTCCAACTTAAGGGCCCATCAGCGCGTCCATACTGGAGAAAGGTAG